The proteins below come from a single Eptesicus fuscus isolate TK198812 chromosome 5, DD_ASM_mEF_20220401, whole genome shotgun sequence genomic window:
- the CMA1 gene encoding chymase isoform X2: MEGLSYITGKIISGIESKPHSRPYMAYLKIISYQSYVFNCGGFLISQEFVVTAAHCKGRKITVILGAHDIKQEESTWQKLEVKEQFVHPKYNYFTNVNDIMLLKLQKKAKLNHAVGTVPLPTKSTFIQPGKVCRATGWGRIGVEKPGSDTLREVKLRLMKAKACNHFMFYSHNLQICVGNPRKKRSPYKGDSGGPLLCAGVAQGIVSYGRKDAKPPGVFTRISPYVHWINKIIKRK; this comes from the exons ATGGAGGGGCTGAGTTACATTACAG GGAAGATTATTAGTGGCATTGAGTCCAAGCCACACTCCCGTCCCTACATGGCCTATCTGAAAATCATCTCTTACCAGAGCTATGTTTTCAACTGTGGTGGATTTCTCATAAGTCAAGAATTTGTGGTGACAGCTGCTCATTGTAAAGGAAG AAAAATTACTGTCATTCTCGGAGCTCATGACATAAAACAAGAAGAATCCACATGGCAGAAGCTAGAAGTCAAAGAACAATTTGTTCATCCGAAATACAACTATTTTACTAATGTCAATGACATCATGTTACTGAAG CTACAAAAGAAGGCCAAGCTGAACCATGCCGTGGGGACAGTCCCCCTGCCCACCAAGTCTACCTTTATTCAACCTGGAAAAGTATGCCGAGCAACTGGCTGGGGGAGAATAGGCGTGGAAAAGCCAGGGTCAGATACTCTGAGAGAGGTGAAGTTGAGACTCATGAAGGCCAAGGCCTGCAATCACTTTATGTTTTACAGTCATAACTTGCAAATCTGTGTGGGCAACCCCAGGAAGAAAAGATCACCATATAAG GGTGACTCTGGGGGCCCCCTTCTGTGTGCTGGGGTGGCCCAGGGTATTGTGTCATATGGACGTAAAGATGCAAAGCCTCCTGGTGTCTTCACTCGAATCTCCCCATATGTGCACtggattaataaaattataaagcgCAAGTAG
- the CMA1 gene encoding chymase isoform X1 — MGSVAGKMQALLLWLVFLLPPEAGAGKIISGIESKPHSRPYMAYLKIISYQSYVFNCGGFLISQEFVVTAAHCKGRKITVILGAHDIKQEESTWQKLEVKEQFVHPKYNYFTNVNDIMLLKLQKKAKLNHAVGTVPLPTKSTFIQPGKVCRATGWGRIGVEKPGSDTLREVKLRLMKAKACNHFMFYSHNLQICVGNPRKKRSPYKGDSGGPLLCAGVAQGIVSYGRKDAKPPGVFTRISPYVHWINKIIKRK; from the exons ATGGGCAGCGTCGCTGGGAAAATGCAGGCTCTACTCCTTTGGTTGGTCTTCCTCTTGCCTCCTGAAGCTGGAGCTG GGAAGATTATTAGTGGCATTGAGTCCAAGCCACACTCCCGTCCCTACATGGCCTATCTGAAAATCATCTCTTACCAGAGCTATGTTTTCAACTGTGGTGGATTTCTCATAAGTCAAGAATTTGTGGTGACAGCTGCTCATTGTAAAGGAAG AAAAATTACTGTCATTCTCGGAGCTCATGACATAAAACAAGAAGAATCCACATGGCAGAAGCTAGAAGTCAAAGAACAATTTGTTCATCCGAAATACAACTATTTTACTAATGTCAATGACATCATGTTACTGAAG CTACAAAAGAAGGCCAAGCTGAACCATGCCGTGGGGACAGTCCCCCTGCCCACCAAGTCTACCTTTATTCAACCTGGAAAAGTATGCCGAGCAACTGGCTGGGGGAGAATAGGCGTGGAAAAGCCAGGGTCAGATACTCTGAGAGAGGTGAAGTTGAGACTCATGAAGGCCAAGGCCTGCAATCACTTTATGTTTTACAGTCATAACTTGCAAATCTGTGTGGGCAACCCCAGGAAGAAAAGATCACCATATAAG GGTGACTCTGGGGGCCCCCTTCTGTGTGCTGGGGTGGCCCAGGGTATTGTGTCATATGGACGTAAAGATGCAAAGCCTCCTGGTGTCTTCACTCGAATCTCCCCATATGTGCACtggattaataaaattataaagcgCAAGTAG
- the LOC103301543 gene encoding cathepsin G-like: MQQLLLLVAFLLPAGAWAGEIIGGQEAQPHSHPYMAYLLTRTPTGLSTCGGFLVREDFVMTSARCWGSRMRVILGAHNIRRQERTQQSILVLRAIRHPRYNQQNHLNDIMLLQGDTGGPLVCNNVAQGIVSYGRRFGAPPTVFTRIARFLPWINRTMSQLNQKRAH, from the exons ATGCAGCAACTCCTGCTCCTGGTGGCCTTTCTCCTACCTGCAGGGGCTTGGGCAG GGGAGATCATCGGAGGCCAAGAGGCCCAGCCCCATTCCCACCCCTACATGGCCTATCTTCTAACCCGAACACCAACGGGTCTGAGCACTTGTGGAGGATTCCTGGTGCGAGAAGACTTTGTGATGACATCAGCTCGCTGCTGGGGAAG CCGTATGCGCGTCATCTTGGGGGCCCACAACATCAGGAGACAGGAAAGGACCCAGCAGAGTATATTGGTGCTCAGAGCCATCCGCCACCCTAGATATAATCAGCAGAACCACCTGAATGACATCATGTTACTGCAG GGGGACACTGGAGGCCCCCTTGTGTGTAACAATGTGGCCCAGGGCATTGTCTCCTATGGAAGAAGATTCGGGGCTCCTCCAACAGTCTTCACCAGGATTGCTCGTTTCCTACCCTGGATAAATAGAACAATGAGCCAACTTAACCAAAAGAGAGCACACTGA